The Candidatus Scalindua japonica genome has a segment encoding these proteins:
- a CDS encoding beta-ketoacyl synthase N-terminal-like domain-containing protein, translating into MTSGKEIFVQLIKNNNLIVRDHRVHQVRVLPGVTFIDMVYRLAGDYFKTRDLELRNVLFKEPLATSDEFDKKVYVSFTPVESYWKVEIKSQKVRGDDIVDTKFDENMECLLYYYDDRQVAGKEFDPDAFIQDATDQFDMDDIYGMARSLNINHYAFMKTMGTVYQRGSEELMVLTISELAQKFLSRFYLHPAFLDGATFAGASFNIDQGNVLSGPMKLNPYIPFMIKVFRAYKELPDKIYVYSYDNSQLIKNREKKQNDGQPDLIKKNITIYNENGKCLVEFGELVSKQIRHQGLIQRLTESGQKEHGYNNIDLGPEQQTQVQQHIGLESQKEHHQQTLLNGIEDDPMRSAIISDLKGRVATKLNKEPDTISTTTGFYDLGLDSTQLLTIVRELEKKCSHEFYPTLLFEYTNIEDLSGYLLENEAEHFHIDKELDDKEETMSDYIHETESLINQEQEHSKPIPLISGSQTQETENCDIAVIGLAGRYPGASDLWDLWEVVSKGKNCITEVPDDHWKVDGFYSPDFELGRQSISKWGGFINDVDKFDPLFFKISPSEAERLDPQLKLLLETAWHTIEDAGYSLKDLSRYIGGVYVGVMNDDYTWVSAEHYVKSGHYISPGSYAHELANRISYAFNFQGPSFTVETACSSSLTAIHLARLAVMRGDCQIALAGGVNISLHRSKYLMLSGMRILSPEGKEKTFDAKADGYVPGEGVGLVLLKKLENAVADGDHIYGVIKGSAINHSGTGSGKFIPNIKPLEAVVEQSLAEARVHPELLDYVEAHGTGTVLGDPVEIKALANVFQRYTSRKGYCALGSKANIGHLESASGICSLTKVLLSMKFGLVPMCTNIETINPGIPIQTFPFYIPTETRKWPKPAGQRIAAINSFGVGGSNCFMVVSDYEQPIVKSEKKKRQVVVLSARTKEGLSDYARRLREYFVKGDEHRSRFRYTFENMVWTLQVGREAMEHRLAIDVVDEKDMLEKLGAFIEGRSDVSGIYQGYSKEKKVMLWN; encoded by the coding sequence ATGACAAGTGGTAAAGAGATTTTTGTACAACTGATTAAAAACAATAACCTCATAGTACGAGATCATCGGGTACATCAAGTCAGGGTTTTACCTGGAGTTACCTTTATAGATATGGTGTACCGTCTGGCGGGAGATTATTTTAAAACAAGAGATTTAGAATTAAGGAATGTATTGTTTAAAGAACCGTTAGCAACATCAGATGAATTTGACAAAAAGGTATACGTCTCCTTTACTCCGGTTGAGTCTTATTGGAAGGTAGAGATAAAAAGTCAAAAAGTGAGAGGTGATGACATTGTTGATACAAAATTCGATGAGAATATGGAGTGTTTACTATATTATTACGATGATCGGCAAGTGGCGGGAAAAGAGTTTGATCCGGATGCCTTTATCCAGGATGCAACTGATCAGTTCGATATGGATGATATTTATGGTATGGCCAGGTCATTAAATATTAATCATTATGCTTTTATGAAGACCATGGGCACCGTTTATCAAAGAGGTAGTGAAGAGTTAATGGTCCTCACTATCAGTGAATTGGCACAGAAGTTTCTATCAAGGTTCTATCTGCATCCTGCTTTTTTAGACGGGGCGACGTTTGCAGGAGCATCTTTTAATATAGATCAGGGAAATGTGTTATCGGGGCCGATGAAACTGAACCCATACATCCCTTTCATGATAAAGGTATTCAGGGCTTACAAAGAACTGCCAGATAAGATTTATGTATACAGCTATGATAACTCTCAATTAATAAAAAATAGAGAAAAAAAGCAGAATGATGGTCAACCTGATTTAATAAAAAAGAACATTACAATATACAATGAAAATGGGAAATGTTTAGTTGAATTTGGCGAACTGGTATCAAAACAGATTCGGCATCAGGGCTTGATTCAACGTCTGACCGAATCAGGTCAGAAAGAGCATGGTTATAACAATATCGATCTTGGACCAGAGCAACAAACACAAGTACAACAACACATAGGACTGGAATCTCAAAAAGAACACCATCAACAAACTCTTCTTAACGGTATTGAAGATGATCCTATGAGAAGTGCCATCATTTCCGACTTAAAAGGAAGAGTTGCAACGAAGCTAAACAAGGAACCAGATACAATTTCAACAACAACAGGGTTTTATGATTTAGGCTTAGATTCTACTCAGTTGTTGACTATAGTCAGGGAGCTGGAAAAGAAGTGTAGTCATGAATTTTATCCAACACTTCTGTTTGAGTATACCAATATTGAGGACTTGAGTGGGTATTTATTGGAAAATGAAGCAGAGCATTTTCATATTGATAAGGAATTGGATGATAAGGAAGAAACTATGTCCGATTATATTCATGAAACAGAAAGCCTTATTAACCAGGAGCAGGAACATAGTAAACCTATACCTCTAATATCAGGGTCACAAACGCAGGAAACGGAGAATTGTGACATTGCTGTAATAGGATTGGCTGGGCGTTATCCGGGCGCGTCTGATCTATGGGACTTATGGGAAGTTGTATCTAAGGGTAAGAATTGCATAACAGAGGTGCCGGATGACCATTGGAAGGTAGATGGCTTTTATAGCCCTGATTTTGAGTTAGGCCGCCAGAGTATCAGCAAATGGGGGGGCTTCATAAACGATGTGGATAAGTTTGACCCCCTGTTTTTTAAAATATCTCCAAGTGAGGCGGAGCGGCTAGACCCTCAGTTGAAACTGTTATTGGAGACTGCATGGCATACTATTGAAGATGCGGGATATTCATTAAAAGATTTGTCCCGATACATAGGCGGTGTCTATGTTGGTGTAATGAATGATGATTATACATGGGTATCTGCAGAACATTATGTGAAGAGTGGACACTATATAAGTCCTGGTAGTTATGCCCATGAGTTAGCAAATAGAATTTCTTATGCATTTAATTTTCAAGGACCGAGTTTTACCGTTGAAACCGCCTGTTCGTCATCATTGACTGCTATTCATCTGGCGCGACTGGCGGTAATGCGTGGAGATTGTCAGATCGCATTGGCAGGCGGTGTCAATATCAGTTTGCATAGAAGCAAATATTTAATGCTGAGCGGCATGAGGATTTTATCGCCGGAAGGAAAAGAGAAGACCTTTGACGCAAAAGCAGATGGTTATGTGCCGGGAGAAGGGGTTGGGTTGGTGTTGCTTAAGAAACTGGAGAATGCTGTTGCAGATGGTGACCATATCTATGGAGTGATTAAAGGGTCTGCTATTAATCATTCTGGGACTGGTAGTGGTAAATTTATACCCAATATAAAGCCACTGGAAGCAGTAGTTGAACAATCACTCGCGGAAGCACGCGTGCATCCTGAGCTGTTAGATTATGTAGAAGCGCATGGAACTGGGACAGTTTTAGGTGACCCTGTTGAAATTAAGGCGTTGGCAAATGTATTTCAGAGGTATACATCCAGGAAAGGGTACTGCGCGTTAGGCTCTAAAGCTAATATAGGCCACCTTGAGTCAGCTTCCGGTATTTGTTCCTTAACAAAGGTGTTACTATCTATGAAATTTGGATTGGTCCCAATGTGCACAAATATAGAAACTATTAATCCAGGCATTCCGATTCAAACTTTTCCATTTTACATTCCAACAGAAACCCGTAAATGGCCCAAACCAGCAGGTCAAAGGATTGCGGCTATTAATTCATTTGGCGTAGGCGGATCAAACTGCTTTATGGTGGTGTCCGATTATGAACAACCAATAGTAAAATCTGAAAAAAAGAAGAGACAGGTTGTAGTGTTATCTGCCAGAACAAAAGAAGGTTTAAGTGATTATGCCAGGAGATTAAGAGAGTATTTTGTTAAAGGGGATGAGCATCGCTCACGTTTCCGGTATACATTCGAAAATATGGTATGGACGTTGCAGGTGGGACGGGAAGCAATGGAGCATCGTTTAGCCATTGACGTAGTTGATGAGAAAGATATGTTAGAAAAGCTGGGTGCTTTTATAGAAGGACGTTCTGATGTCTCTGGTATTTATCAAGGGTATAGTAAGGAAAAAAAAGTGATGTTATGGAATTAA